CGCCCCGCGTCGCCGGATGGTGTGCGGACAATGCTCGAACATATCGATGGGCAGCGCGCGAGAACCGCGCCCTACGATCTGGTGATCAGCCGCTCGCTCTGGCAGGAAGACGCGGCGACAGCCCAGGAGGCGGTAGCCGCGCTCGCGGCAGCCGGGGCTACCTGGATCGTTCAGGACGTGCTGCCCTGGGAGCTAACACCCGATCAGGCGCGTATGCTGATCCGGCGCGGGCCGCCAAAAGCATAGCGGGGAGCGCAAGAACCAGGCACAAAGAACAAAAGATCAAAAGATCAAAGGAACAAAGGTTGATCCCCTGTTTCTATTCATCGTCGCTTTTGACAGCGCCGCCGATTGTTCCTATCATGCTGACGATACGCTTGCAGGAACAGGGACTAACTATGGCACTTATTCTCGACGGCACCGCTGTCGCCGCCGCACTCCGCGACGAGCTGCGCGCCGATAGAGAGCGGCTCGGCCAGCACAACCTCACGCCCCGGCTGGATGTGGTCCAGATCGCAGGCGATGCCGCCTCCGACTGGTACGTTCGCGCGATCAGGCGCGCCTGCCAGCAGGTAGGGATTGCCTTTGAGCTCGTCCAGTTGCCCGCCGATGCCACGCAGCAGGCGCTCGTGGCGCAGATCCACGCGCTGAACGCGCAGCCGGAGACGCACGGCATCATCGTGCAGGTGCCGCTGCCCAAACACCTCAGCGCCGACGAAGTTATCGCTGCGATCGATCCGAGCAAGGACGTGGACGGCCAGCATCCGCTGAGCCTGGGGCGGCTTGCGATGGGCCTGCCCGCGTTCGTGCCCAACACTCCGGCGGGCGGCATGGAGCTGCTGCGGCGCTACAACATTCCGATCGCAGGCAAACATGCGGTGGTGATCGGGCGCTCGAACATCGTCGGCAAGCCCATGGCGCTGCTGCTGCTTCAGGAGCATGCGACCGTCACGATCGGCCACTCGCGCACGCCCGATCTGGCCGCGATCTTGCGCGACGCCGACATCGTCGTCGTGGCGGTCGGCAAGCCCGGTATCGTCCACGGCTCGATGCTCAAGCCCGGCGCGGTGGTGATCGACTTCGGGATCAACGAGGTTGGGCCAAAGACGATCGTCGGCGACGTGGACTACGCGAGCGCCGTAGAGGTCGCGGGCGCGATCACACCGGTTCCGGGCGGCACCGGCCCTGTCACCAACATGATGCTGCTGCGGAACGTGATCAGCGCCGCAGAGCAGAGCTTGGGAATGTAGCGCTAGACTATCGGATAAGTTGGACGGCGACAAAAAACTGCTCTTCGCCGTCCAACACGTTACTTGATAGTTGTTCTCTGTTCTTTGTTTGTTTCTTTGTTCTTTCGTCCCTCGGCCTAGCCGCTCAGCGCCGCGACGGCCTGCTCCTCAGTCTCGTAGATGTCGGCGTACTGCGAAAGCCCGACCATCCGAAAGATCTTCTGGAAATGCTCGTTGAGGCCGCTCATCGCCAGCTTTTGCCCATTCCGACCACAGCTCGTCACGATCCGAATCAGGATCGCGATGCCTGCGCTGTTGATGTAGTTGCTGTGATGAAAATTGAGCACAAGCTGCTGCGCGCCTGCCTCCGTCGCCCCGGTGTATGCCTCAGTAATCTTGGCATCGGCGAACGTCGTCACATCGCCTTTGATGTCAATCACTGTTACATTGCCGTGGCGACGACTGGTTACTTCTAACGCATCCTCTAAAAAAGCCATAGTGGCTCCTTGCCTCAAGCGTCTTCGTCGTCGTCATGGCGGCACGATCATGCGGTTTCCCGCGCGTGCCTGCCGCCCGATTGACAGCGTAACCTCATCCGCACCTCACGACCACGGCTCTGCGGCGCTGATCGTCGCTTGTAGCCGCGAGCGACTACAGCGGAATGTTGCCATGCTTGCGTGGCGGCAGACTTTGCCGCTTCGTCCGCGACAGCCTGAGCGCCTTGATCAGCGCTGGCCGCGTCTCGCGCGGCTCGATCACCTGATCGATATAGCCGCGCTCCTCGGCGACATACGGGTTGGCGAAGCGCTGCTGGTAGTCGTCGACCAGCTCCGCCAGCCGGGCCTCAGGGTCGGGCGCGTGGGCCAACTCCTTGCGGAAGATGATCTTAACCGCCGCGTCCACGCCCATCACCGCGATCTCCGCCGTGGGCCAGGCAAAGTTGAAGTCGGCGCGAATATGCTTCGAGGCCATCACATCGTACGCGCCGCCGTACGCCTTGCGGGTAATCACCGTCAGCTTCGGCACGGTCGCCTCGCAGTAGGCGTAGAGCAGCTTCGCGCCGTGGCGGATGATCCCGCCGTACTCCTGCTGCGTGCCCGGCAGAAAGCCCGGCACATCCACGAACGTCACCAGCGGAATATTGAACGCATCGCAGAAGCGGACGAAGCGCGCGCCTTTGATCGAGGCGTCGATGTCGAGCGTGCCGGCCATCGCCAGCGGCTGATTGCCGACCACGCCGATCACATGTCCATCCAGCCGCGCAAAGCCGATCAGCAGATTTTGCGCCCAGAACGGCTGCACCTCGCAGAAAAAGCCGTCGTCCACCACGCTGGCGATCACCTGATGCATATCATACGGCTTCTTGGGCGAGTCGGGAACGATCGATTGCAATTCCTCATCCGTCCGTTCGGGATCGTCCGTGGGCGGCACGTAGGGCGGATCTTCCATGTTGTTGGCGGGCAAGAACGACAGCAGCGTACGCAGCTGGTCGAAGCACTCGGCCTCGTCCTCGGCGGCGAAGTGCGCGACGCCGGAGCGGCTGTTGTGGGTCATCGCGCCGCCCAGCTCCTCGAAGCCCACCTCCTCGCCGGTGACGCTTTTGATCACCTCAGGGCCGGTGATGAACATCTGCGAGGTGCCTTTGACCATCAGGATAAAATCGGTGATCGCGGGCGAGTAGACCGCGCCGCCAGCGCACGGCCCCGCGATGATCGAGAGCTGCGGGATCACGCCCGACGAGATCACGTTGCGGTAGAAGATCTCGGCGTAGCCGCCCAGCGCGACCACGCCCTCCTGAATCCGCGCGCCGCCCGAATCGTTGATGCCGATGCAGGGCACGCCCATGCGCAGCGCCAGATCCATCACTTTGACGATCTTTTCGGCAAAGACCTCGCCGAGCGAGCCGCCGAAGACCGTAAAATCCTGCGAAAAGACACACACCGGGCGTCCATCGATCGTGCCGTGGCCGGTGATCACGCCGTCGCCGAGCGGATGCACCCGGTTCAGGCCAAAGTTATGCGAGCGATGCACGGCGAGCGCATCCAGCTCGACGAACGAGCCCGGATCGAGCAGCATATCGATCCGCTCGCGGGCGGTCTGCTTGCCGCGCGCATGTTGCTTCTTGGCAGCCTCAGGGTCGGTCGTGGCCGCAAGCTTGCGCCGCTCCCGAAGCTCTTCAATCTTTTGCTGAGTCGTCTTGGTCACACGGCATCCCTTCTACTGAGTATCGAGCGCGGAAGCGCGCCTGGTTCGGGAAACTATGCGGCGCAGCCGATTTTGGCGGCGCTCCGCAGCGCTTATGGCGCTTTGCGCTCCGGGGGCTCCGCGCCAGGCCAGCCCGGCTGCGTAATCTCGACCTGAAGCGCGTCGTTGAAGCGGTTGAAGAAGTTGAACATTCCGGCGACCGCCACCAGCTCCATGATCTCAGCGGGATCGAAGAACTGGCTCAGCTCCTCCCACAGCACATCGCCGAAGCGCTTCGCGTCCTGGGTCACGTGCTCCGCCAGCCGCAGCACGGCCTGCTCGCGGGGCGAGAACCGCTCACGGGCGGCGGGATCGTCCATCAGATCAATCGTATCCTGGGACACGCCCAGGTTCCGCAGCAGCGCGGAGTGCGAGGCCAGTCAATAGGCGCAGGTATTGAGCTGGCTGACGCGCACCGCGACCATCTCCTTGAGCCGCAGCTCGACGGTTCCGGTGCCCAGGATCGCATCCATGCACGCGGCGGTCGCCCGCGCCATGTCGGGACGCAGCGACAGCGTGCGGAACATGTTGGGCACGCTGCCCCGTTTATGGTAAAACGCCTCCCAGACAGCGTGTGCCTCAGGCGTTATCTCTTCGGCGCGTGGCGGCTCGATACGTGGCATAGATGACCTCCTTATAGAGCACAAAGAACAACCGAGTTCTTTGCTGATCTGTTCTCTCTATCAGGCTTCATTATCGACGATTCGCGTCGTCTTGTCGAAGCGGCAGCGCCATCAATCCGAGCGCAGCGTGCGGGCAAAAAAATCGGTCGTCGTGTTGAACAGATCGCCGATCGCGGGCGTGTACTCGGTCGCCAGCAGGTAGTGGCCCATGCCCTCCAAAATACTCAGCTCATGCGGCTTACCGAGCCGCCGCAGCTCGTCGGCCAGGAGCTGCGACTGGGTGAAGGGCACCACCTCGTCCTCCTTGGAGTGGATCAGCATCAGCGGTATGTCGATGTCGCGGGCGTGGTAGCGCGCCGAGTAGCGCCAGTAGCGCTCCGGCACCCTGCTGGGCAGCCCCAGCGCGATCAGCGCCTGATCGAGGCCGAACGGCGGCGAGAACGTGCCCGCCTCGAACTGCCGCCGCAGCTCGAAGAGATCGGTCGGCGGGCCGAGCAGCAGCGCCGAGTCGATCGTGCCCGGCGCGCGCACCGCCAGACGCAGCACATGCAGCCCGCTGTACGAGCCAGCCAGCACACCGATGCGCGAGCCGTCGGCGCGCGGCAGCCGCCCCGCTTTGGCGAGATCGATCACCCGCTCCAGATCGTCGACATCGGCTTCGAGATCGAGCGCGTACTCCGGCCCGACCGCGATCACGGCATAGCCCGCCTGCGCCAGCGGCAGCGACACGCTCTCCCAGGTGTCGGCGGGGCCGGGATAGACCGCCAGCAGCGTCGGCAGCGGCGTGGTCGCGCCGTCGTCGGGCGTGTACAAGAACGTCAGTTGATTCGATCGATCATCGGCGCGAAAGCTGATCTGCCGCCGGATCGCGCTGGCGGCCAGCGGCTTTTCGACGTGCCAGCCCTGCGGATCGCCCAGTATGACATCCGTCGGCGGCGTGACATCGGCAGGCGGTCGCGGACGAAGCGTGAGATCCAGCGGCGTGGTGCTTCCGGCGGCCACGCTGATCCCCAGCAGCGTACGCACAGCCACGTCCTCGAAGCCGGGAGCGCCCGCGACCGGAATATAGCTGTCGGCGGGGACATCAGCCAGCACATAGCGGCCCTGCGCGTCGCTTTCGGCGGCGAAGGGCGTGCCGTCGGCGGCGGCAACCAGCACCGTCGCTCCGGCGATCGGCTGGCCGAACGAGGAGCGCACCACGCCGCGCAGCGTGCCGCGCTGTGTGGCGTCGGGCGGTCGAACCCGGCCAAGGCGCTGGAGCAGCAGGTATTGCGCCGCGTGGCGGTACGGCCAGATACGCGGATGGTCGGTCGTGATCAGGTACGCGCCCGCAAGGAGCGCCACGCAGACGACGATCAGCAGAATACGACGACGCATCAAGAGCCTTTCACACTACTGAGCGCGGCATCGGGGCGCGACTGGACTGTGATGCGATCCAGCCCGGCGAACACACCCACAAAGTGGATTATACTTGCAAGTACAACGAAGCAGAAAGGAATCGCCGACTATGAGTGACGCATGGTTTACCGACGTTCACGGCCAGCTGATGGGATCGATCAATTCGTTGCTCGAAGAGGCGCGCTGCAACGCCGCCGATGTCAAAGACGCCGATCGGGTCAATGAATTGCTGCACCAGGCCGAGCAGCAGTATGCCGCCGCCCAGGCAGCCCTGCGTAGCTTTAGCGAGCAGCGCCACACCTTGCTGCAAACGCTCGACCGGCTCCAGGCAGAGCTGGCGGTAGCCGGGCGTCCGATCGCCGATGAGATCAGCTAATATCGGAGCGGGAGACAAGCATTGTCACTTGCTCTCAAGGACGGTGCTGCCCATAATAGGGCTGAATAGAGGCATTGTAGCGTAAAGGAGCTTGATACAATGGCGCTGCTTTCTCAGCGTGTCCAGGCAGTACCGCCGTCCGGTATTCGCCGCTTTTTTGATATTGCCGCCACGATGAAGGAGGTCATCTCGCTCGGCATCGGCGAGCCCGATTTCGTCACGCCCGACGTGATCCGCGAGGCCGGGATTCGCTCGATCCAGGAGGGCTACACCGCCTATACCTCGAACTCCGGGCTGCTCGAACTGCGGCAGGCGCTCGCGGCGCATCTCAAGCAGCTCTACGGCGTCGAGTACGATCCTGAGCACGAGTTGCTGATCACCGTGGGCGTGAGCGAGGCGATGCAAAACGCGATGCTGGCGCTGATCGATCCCGGCGATGAGGTGATCATCCCTGAGCCGAGCTTCGTCGCGTACGGCCCCAGCGTGGTCTTTGCCGGCGGCGTGCCGGTGTACGTGCCGACGCGCGTTGAGGATAACTTCCAGGTGACGGGCGCGACGATCGAGGCCGCGATCACGCCGCGCAGCAAGGGCATTTTGATCGGCTATCCCAACAATCCCACCGGCGCGGTGATGAGCCGCGAGCGGCTGCAAGAGGTGGCCGAGGTAGCCGCGCGACACGATCTGCTGGTCTTCTCCGACGAGATCTACGATCGGCTGGTCTACGGCGTGCAGCATACCTGCTTTGCCGCGCTGCCAGGCATGCACGAGCGCACGATCCTGCTGGGCGGCTTCAGCAAAGCCTATGCGATGACCGGCTGGCGGCTGGGCTACCTGGCCGCGCCTGAGACGATCACCGCCGCCGTGCGCAAGATCCACCAGTACGCGATCATGTCCGCGCCGACGATGAGCCAGCACGCCGCGCTGGCAGCGTTGCAGATACCGGAGGCCGAGGCCGAGGTCAAGCGCATGATTGCGGAGTACGATCGACGGCGGCAGGTGATCGTCAGCGGCTTCAACCGCATTGGGCTGCCGACGTTCGAGCCGCAGGGCGCGTTCTATGCATTTCCACGTGTCGATCACCTGGGACTGACCAGCGAGGAGTTTGCCGAGCGGCTGCTGACCGAGCAGCATGTGGCCGTGATCCCCGGCGATGCGTTCGGGCCAAGCGGCAGGGGCTTCGTCCGCGCCTGCTACGCCACGTCGATGGATCAGATCGAGGAGGCGCTCGACCGAATCGAGCGCTTTGTCAGCGTGCTGGCGTAGCCGTGATGCCGGAAGGGGCGTGTCGCTACGCCCCTTCGCTCCAGACCGGCGCGCCCGTCGATTAGCCGCCGGTGATGTAGTTCTCAAGCTGTCCGATCAAAAATTCCTGATTCGAGATAATCTCGCGGACCAGATCGCCGATCGACACGATGCCGATCATCTGGTCGTTCTCGAAGACAGGCAGATGCCGGATACGCTTATCGGTCATCAGCGCCATGCCCTCCTCGATCGACTGTTCGGCGCGAATGTAGTAGACCTTGGCGGTCATAATCGCGCTGACCGGGGTATCTCTGGAGGATTTGCCCTGAAGAATGACCTTGCGCGCATAGTCGCGCTCCGAGATGATCCCAACCAGCTTTCCTGCGTCCACAACGGGCAGCGCGCCAACGCCTTTGTCGGACATCACCCTGATCGCATCGAAGACTGAGGCAACCGACGTGATCGACCAAACATCGTGTCCTTTGGTCTGCAAAAGCTGCTTGATGGTTTTCGTCATGCTGCGTTCCTCCTAAACCACCTGTGGGTGTCGGTGCCGAACGTGTGCGGAGAGCGGCACGCTTACCACACTCCGCGCTGGCGCTATGCCCTGGCGAAGCGCTCGACGATCTCGTAGAGCACGCGCGTGCCCCACCGGATCGAGCGCACGCTCACGCGCTCATCGTGGCCGTGAATCCGATTCCACTCGGACGGCCCTTCGTACAGGCTCGGCGCAAAGCCATAGATTTTGGTGCCAAGGTGCGCGACATGCTTCGCGTCTGTCGCGCCAGTCAGCAGCGTGGGGATCGGCGTCGCCTCAGGATCGTGCTCCCGCAGGACGGCGGCGATCACATCGAACAGCGGCGATTGCGGATCGGCCTCCAGGGCCGTCTGCGGGTCCAGCCACGCGATCTCGACCTCATCGCCGACGATTGCGCGCAGCTCTTGCTCGAAGGCTGCGTGGGTCCAGCCCGGCAAAATCCGTCCATCGATCCCGGCCTCGGCCACCGACGGGATCACGTTGATCTGCGATCCTGCGCTGAGCATCGTCGGCGAGATCGAGTTACGGATCGTCGCCTTCAGCCGCAGCTTGAACGACTGGTCGAAGGGCAGCGCATCGATCGCCGCGTCGGCCTGCGCCTCATCGGCGAGCACCGCCCGCAGCGCCTCGGCCACATCCGCAGGTTGCACGCCGGCAACGCCTTCGATGAAGCCGCGCAGCGAGGCGGTGAAGTGGACCGGCAAGGGCTGGCGGCGCAGCTTGATCAGCGCCTCGGCCAGCTTGAGCACGGCGTTGTCGTCGTGCGGCACGGAGCCGTGGCCGGGCGTGCCCCGCACCCGCAGCTTGAAGCGCGCCGTGCCTTTTTCGGCGGTCTGCACGGTGTAGTAGCGCCGCCCGTTGATCTCGGTGCCCGCGCCGCCGCCCTCGTTCAGCGCGTACTCGGCCTGGATCAGATCGGGCCGGTTGCGAACGACCCAGCCCGCCCCCTGATGACCGCCGACCTCCTCGTCCGCCGCCGCCATGTAGATCACATCGCGCTTGAGCGGCAGGCCCGAACGCTTCAGCAGCAGCATCGTCATCAGCTCCATCGTCACCATGTGCTTCATATCGAGCGCGCCGCGCGCGTAGATGAAGCCGTCGTCGATGTCGGCGGCAAACGGGTCGTGCGTCCACTTGTCTGGCTCTACCGCCACCACGTCGGTGTGCGACATCAGCAGCAGCGGCTGCTCCGAGCCATCGCCCTTGAGCCGCGCCACGATCGTCGCCCGATCCGGGCTGGGGCCGACGATCTCGTACGGAATACCCTCCCGATCCAGCGCATCGCGGATATATTCGGCGGCGCGGATCTCGTTGCCTGGGGGATTGCGGGTATCGAGCCGAAGAAGCGCGCGCAGATGGTCGATCACCTCGTCGTCGACCGCCTGCCAGTCGATCGTGCCGGGCGCTACAGACTGAGACATCAGGCTCTCCTTGCACATCTAAAAATATGGTTGTGATCGTAGTGTACGATCTTGCAGGCTGTCAACTGCGCGGACGACAACAAGCCGACCGCTTCCAGCAGGCAGGCGGTCGGCTGATCATTAAGCAAAATAAGCGCGTTCTGGCGTTGACTCAGGCTGCATCATGGGTATCGACGTAGTTTGTTAACGCCTCCACAGAATCAAATGGCAGCAGCGCGGCTGATTCATTTTTTGCCATACCACAATGATACTCACTTGCGCAGCGTGCTACCATATACCGTCGTACGCCGCGATCTTCCCTCTGCCGCGCGGCAGGCTGCGTGTACGCATCTTGCTCAGCCAGACGCGGCGCGGAGACGCTCGAATAATAGGCGAGATCGAGTAGAAACATAGACACAACCATGAGCAACACAGCACATCGTGCCCTACCATCGGTCGACCGGCTGGTCCGCGCGGTCGAAGAGCAGATCAATGGGACGCTGCCTCACGCCGAGGTGGTCCAGGTCGCACGGATGGTGCTAGACACGGCCCGCCGCACGATCGCGCAGGGCGAGGCCGCCCCGTCGTTCGATGAGCTTGCCGGGCAGGTGCGTGAGACAGTCGCGCGCCTGACTCAGCCGAGCCTGCGCCCGCTGATCAACGCGACCGGCGTGATCGTGCAGACCAACCTGGGACGCGCGCCGCTGAGCGCGGCGGCGCTATCGGCGATGCAGGCGGTCGGGCGGGGCTACTCTAACCTGGAGTACGATCTGGCTGCCGGTGCGCGCGGCTCGCGCTACCATCACCTGACCGAGCTGCTGGCGCGGCTGACGGGCGCGGAGGCTGCGCTGGCGGTCAACAATAACGCCGCTGCCGTGCTGCTGACGTTGACCTGCTTCTGCGCGGGGAAAGAGGTGATCATCTCACGCGGTCAGGCCGTCGAGATCGGCGGCGGCTTCCGCATCCCCGATGTGCTACGCCAGAGCGGCGCGCGGCTGGTCGAGGTAGGCACGACCAATCGCACCTACACCCACGACTATGCCGCCGCGATCACGCCCGACACGGCGGCGATCCTCACAGTGCATCGCTCCAACTTCCGCGTCGTGGGCTTTACTCACGAGCCGCACGAGATGGAGCTGCATCATCTTGCGCACGAGGCGGGCGTGCTGTGGATCGACGACTGGGGCTCTGGCTCGCTGCTGCGGCCTGAGCACTACGGCCTGGCTGCCGAAGACACGATCCAGGATCGCGTCGCTGCGGGCTGCGATCTCGTCTGCTTCTCCGGCGATAAGCTGCTGGGCGGGCCGCAGGCTGGCCTGATCGTCGGCGCTGCGGAGCTGATCGGTCGGCTGCGGAAGCATCCGCTGCTGCGCGCGCTGCGTGTGGACAAGCTGACGATCGCGGCGCTTGAGGCGACGCTGCTAAGCTACCTGCGCGGACGAGCCGAGGAGGAGATTCCGGTCTGGCAGATGATCAGCGCGCCGCTCGAATCGCTCCACAGCCGGGCCGTGACGATCGTCGAGCGGCTGCGCGGGCAGGGCCTCGCTGCGGTCGAGGCACGCGCCTGCGAGAGCGCGGTGGGGGGCGGCTCGCTGCCGGGCGCGACGCTGCCGGGCTGGGCGGTGGCGATCAGCGCGCTGCCAGATCCGCTCCACGCGCGGCTCAGAGGTGGCGATCCCGTCGTCGTGGGCCGCATCGCCGACGATCGTCTGCTGCTCGATCTGCGCACGGTCTTGCCTGATCAGGACGATGCGCTGATCCAGGCGCTTCTGGCAGCCCTGCATGAGGAGTCACGACGCTCATGATCCTCGATCTGCCGAAGCTGCGCATCTTCGCCGCCGTGGCTCGCACGGGATCATTTACCCGCGCCGCAGACGAGCTTGATCTGCGCCAGCCGACGGTTAGCCAGCAGATTCAGGTTTTAGAGCGCAGCCTGCGCACGCCGCTGTTCGAGCGGCTGGGCCGCCGCGTGCAGTTGACACCCGCCGGAGCCGCGCTGCTGCCCTACGCCGAGCGGCTGCTGGCGCTGGCGACCGAGGCAGAGACGGCCACGCGCGAGGCGGCGGGGCTATCGGCCCGAACGCTGCGGCTGGGCGCGGGCAACACCTTAGCGACCTACGTCCTGCCCGATCTGCTGGCGCGGCTGCGCTGGGAGCGGCCCGATGTGGTGGTGCAGGTCCAGGTCGGCAACACCGAGCAACTGATCGCCGCCGTCGTGGACAACCGCGTCGAGCTAGCGGTCGTCGGCGCGCCGCTCAGCCATCCGGCGCTGGAGATCCATGCGTTTCTCCGCGATGATCTGGTGATGATCATGCCGCCCGACGACGAGTGGGCCGAGCGGCGCGCGATCGGCCTGGCCGAGCTGCAATCGAGGACGCTGCTGCTGCGCGAAGAAGGATCGGCGCTTCAGGCTGCCGTAACAGAGCTGCTGCGCGAGCGCGGGATCGTGCCTGAGCGAATGATTACGCTCGGCAACCTTGAGGCGATCAAGCGCTGCGTCGAGGCTGGCCTGGGTGTGTCGGTGGTGCCTGAGCTGGCGGTCCGCCGCGAGGTCGCCAACGATATGCTGCGGGCGCTGCCACTGGCCGATGTTCAGCTTCGGCGGACGTTCAACTACGTCTACAGCCGCGACCGCACGCTCTCGCCCGTGGCGCAGGTCTTTATCGAATTGCTCGAAAAGCCCTTCGAGTAGCTCCCCTCGGTCATGCATCCGGCTGCCAGCGATATTCCATCTGGCGTGCCGTCTCCTGAGCCGCATCCCGCCCCAGCAGCCGCGCGACCACATGCAGCGACATATCGATGCCCGCCGAGATCCCGGCTGAGGTGATCACCTTGCCGTTGTCCACAAAGCGCTGATCTTCGCGAACCTCCGTCTCCGGCGCGGCCTCCCGCAGCAGATCGAACGCGACGTGATGTGTTGTTGCTGTGAGGTTATCCAGCAGCCTGGCTTTTGCCAGCAGCAGCGCGCCCGTACACACCGAAAGCACCAGCTCTGCCGGTGCCGCGCGCTGCCTGATCCACTCGATAAGCGCCGGATTATACATCTCTCTGCGCGCGCCGAGGCCGCCTGGCACAATCAGCAGATCCGGCTGCGGGCAATCGGCGATCGAGTAGCGCGGATTGATGCTCAGCCCGTTGCGCGCCAGCACCGGCTCCAGCCGCTCCGCGACGGTATACACATTGAAGGGCGCTGCCTCACGCGACCGCCCGGTGACGGCAAAGACCTCGAACGGCCCGCAAAAATCCAAGACCTCGACCTCGTCGAAGATCAATATTGCTACGTTGC
The nucleotide sequence above comes from Herpetosiphonaceae bacterium. Encoded proteins:
- a CDS encoding bifunctional 5,10-methylenetetrahydrofolate dehydrogenase/5,10-methenyltetrahydrofolate cyclohydrolase, whose protein sequence is MALILDGTAVAAALRDELRADRERLGQHNLTPRLDVVQIAGDAASDWYVRAIRRACQQVGIAFELVQLPADATQQALVAQIHALNAQPETHGIIVQVPLPKHLSADEVIAAIDPSKDVDGQHPLSLGRLAMGLPAFVPNTPAGGMELLRRYNIPIAGKHAVVIGRSNIVGKPMALLLLQEHATVTIGHSRTPDLAAILRDADIVVVAVGKPGIVHGSMLKPGAVVIDFGINEVGPKTIVGDVDYASAVEVAGAITPVPGGTGPVTNMMLLRNVISAAEQSLGM
- a CDS encoding STAS domain-containing protein; its protein translation is MAFLEDALEVTSRRHGNVTVIDIKGDVTTFADAKITEAYTGATEAGAQQLVLNFHHSNYINSAGIAILIRIVTSCGRNGQKLAMSGLNEHFQKIFRMVGLSQYADIYETEEQAVAALSG
- a CDS encoding acyl-CoA carboxylase subunit beta codes for the protein MTKTTQQKIEELRERRKLAATTDPEAAKKQHARGKQTARERIDMLLDPGSFVELDALAVHRSHNFGLNRVHPLGDGVITGHGTIDGRPVCVFSQDFTVFGGSLGEVFAEKIVKVMDLALRMGVPCIGINDSGGARIQEGVVALGGYAEIFYRNVISSGVIPQLSIIAGPCAGGAVYSPAITDFILMVKGTSQMFITGPEVIKSVTGEEVGFEELGGAMTHNSRSGVAHFAAEDEAECFDQLRTLLSFLPANNMEDPPYVPPTDDPERTDEELQSIVPDSPKKPYDMHQVIASVVDDGFFCEVQPFWAQNLLIGFARLDGHVIGVVGNQPLAMAGTLDIDASIKGARFVRFCDAFNIPLVTFVDVPGFLPGTQQEYGGIIRHGAKLLYAYCEATVPKLTVITRKAYGGAYDVMASKHIRADFNFAWPTAEIAVMGVDAAVKIIFRKELAHAPDPEARLAELVDDYQQRFANPYVAEERGYIDQVIEPRETRPALIKALRLSRTKRQSLPPRKHGNIPL
- a CDS encoding carboxymuconolactone decarboxylase family protein; the protein is MPRIEPPRAEEITPEAHAVWEAFYHKRGSVPNMFRTLSLRPDMARATAACMDAILGTGTVELRLKEMVAVRVSQLNTCAY
- a CDS encoding carboxypeptidase regulatory-like domain-containing protein encodes the protein MRRRILLIVVCVALLAGAYLITTDHPRIWPYRHAAQYLLLQRLGRVRPPDATQRGTLRGVVRSSFGQPIAGATVLVAAADGTPFAAESDAQGRYVLADVPADSYIPVAGAPGFEDVAVRTLLGISVAAGSTTPLDLTLRPRPPADVTPPTDVILGDPQGWHVEKPLAASAIRRQISFRADDRSNQLTFLYTPDDGATTPLPTLLAVYPGPADTWESVSLPLAQAGYAVIAVGPEYALDLEADVDDLERVIDLAKAGRLPRADGSRIGVLAGSYSGLHVLRLAVRAPGTIDSALLLGPPTDLFELRRQFEAGTFSPPFGLDQALIALGLPSRVPERYWRYSARYHARDIDIPLMLIHSKEDEVVPFTQSQLLADELRRLGKPHELSILEGMGHYLLATEYTPAIGDLFNTTTDFFARTLRSD
- a CDS encoding aminotransferase class I/II-fold pyridoxal phosphate-dependent enzyme, which encodes MALLSQRVQAVPPSGIRRFFDIAATMKEVISLGIGEPDFVTPDVIREAGIRSIQEGYTAYTSNSGLLELRQALAAHLKQLYGVEYDPEHELLITVGVSEAMQNAMLALIDPGDEVIIPEPSFVAYGPSVVFAGGVPVYVPTRVEDNFQVTGATIEAAITPRSKGILIGYPNNPTGAVMSRERLQEVAEVAARHDLLVFSDEIYDRLVYGVQHTCFAALPGMHERTILLGGFSKAYAMTGWRLGYLAAPETITAAVRKIHQYAIMSAPTMSQHAALAALQIPEAEAEVKRMIAEYDRRRQVIVSGFNRIGLPTFEPQGAFYAFPRVDHLGLTSEEFAERLLTEQHVAVIPGDAFGPSGRGFVRACYATSMDQIEEALDRIERFVSVLA
- a CDS encoding CBS domain-containing protein; the protein is MTKTIKQLLQTKGHDVWSITSVASVFDAIRVMSDKGVGALPVVDAGKLVGIISERDYARKVILQGKSSRDTPVSAIMTAKVYYIRAEQSIEEGMALMTDKRIRHLPVFENDQMIGIVSIGDLVREIISNQEFLIGQLENYITGG
- a CDS encoding M20/M25/M40 family metallo-hydrolase, with protein sequence MSQSVAPGTIDWQAVDDEVIDHLRALLRLDTRNPPGNEIRAAEYIRDALDREGIPYEIVGPSPDRATIVARLKGDGSEQPLLLMSHTDVVAVEPDKWTHDPFAADIDDGFIYARGALDMKHMVTMELMTMLLLKRSGLPLKRDVIYMAAADEEVGGHQGAGWVVRNRPDLIQAEYALNEGGGAGTEINGRRYYTVQTAEKGTARFKLRVRGTPGHGSVPHDDNAVLKLAEALIKLRRQPLPVHFTASLRGFIEGVAGVQPADVAEALRAVLADEAQADAAIDALPFDQSFKLRLKATIRNSISPTMLSAGSQINVIPSVAEAGIDGRILPGWTHAAFEQELRAIVGDEVEIAWLDPQTALEADPQSPLFDVIAAVLREHDPEATPIPTLLTGATDAKHVAHLGTKIYGFAPSLYEGPSEWNRIHGHDERVSVRSIRWGTRVLYEIVERFARA
- the selA gene encoding L-seryl-tRNA(Sec) selenium transferase, which translates into the protein MSNTAHRALPSVDRLVRAVEEQINGTLPHAEVVQVARMVLDTARRTIAQGEAAPSFDELAGQVRETVARLTQPSLRPLINATGVIVQTNLGRAPLSAAALSAMQAVGRGYSNLEYDLAAGARGSRYHHLTELLARLTGAEAALAVNNNAAAVLLTLTCFCAGKEVIISRGQAVEIGGGFRIPDVLRQSGARLVEVGTTNRTYTHDYAAAITPDTAAILTVHRSNFRVVGFTHEPHEMELHHLAHEAGVLWIDDWGSGSLLRPEHYGLAAEDTIQDRVAAGCDLVCFSGDKLLGGPQAGLIVGAAELIGRLRKHPLLRALRVDKLTIAALEATLLSYLRGRAEEEIPVWQMISAPLESLHSRAVTIVERLRGQGLAAVEARACESAVGGGSLPGATLPGWAVAISALPDPLHARLRGGDPVVVGRIADDRLLLDLRTVLPDQDDALIQALLAALHEESRRS